A window of Neorhizobium galegae bv. orientalis str. HAMBI 540 genomic DNA:
GGCGATAATGGGCTGCGACGGCCGCCCCCTTGTCCTCCACCAGAACGCCCGGCCACTGACGGGCCTCGCGGACAAGAGCCGCTTTCAGATCTTCGAACGCTGCACCAACCTCCACCCGGCTGATCGCCCCGGAGGGGTCGCGGCGCTCGGAGCCGTGCAGGCCAGCGATCGGGAATTTATACGGGGTGAAAAGCTGGTCGGCATAGGGAAGAGCCCGGCCTGTGACCAGCGCCAGCGCGCCGCCAAGGCTCATGGAAAGACGATGCAGGTTTTCGGGCAGATCCGGCGGTACGACGATCCCGTCCGGGGTCTCGGCAAGCTCGATCAGCGTGCCGTCGATATCGAGAAACAGCGCCCATCGCTCCGGTTCGAGCATGAGCCTGGCGAGAACGGGATCCCCCGGAAGGGGCGCTTCTGCTGTAGCTGGGCTCGACTGTTCTTTACGCGACATGAGCCTCTATCTAGGCCGCCAAACTCCGGCGGCAACCTCGAAAGATCACGCCCTGTCGCAAAAAGTGATACATTCTTTAGCAAGAAGCTGGCATGTAACCATTGAATTCATGTTTCATTAAGCCTTTGTAGAGACCCTGAAATTCCTGGATTTTCAGGCCGCGGACGGGCGGCAACGTCGGAGCAGAAATACTCATGTGTCGTTGGGCAGCCTATCGCGGCGAACCTCTTTATCTCGAAGAACTCGTATCCTCGCCGGCCCATTCCCTGATCGAGCAGTCTCATTGCGCCACCCGCGCCAAGACCGCGACGAATGGTGATGGTTTCGGCATCGCCTGGTATGGAGACCGGCCGGAACCGGGCCGTTACCGCGACATCCTGCCTGCCTGGTCCGACTGTAATCTGAAGAGCCTGGCGCGGCAGATCCGTTCGCCGCTCTTCCTCGCTCATGTACGGGCGGCAACCCACGGCGCGACGCGGCGCGACAATTGCCATCCTTTCGTCCAAGGCCACTGGTCGTTCATGCACAACGGCCAGATCTCCGGCTTCGAGCGCATCCGCCGGCATATGGAGGGCATGCTCTCGGACGCGCTGTTCGAAGCCCGCAACGGCACGACGGACTCCGAGCTTCTCTTCCTGCTCGCCCTGCAATTCGGCCTGGATACCGATCCGTTCCAGGCCATGGAAAAGGCGATCGCCACGGTCGAGGACCTGTCTCTGGAAAAATCGGGCGAAGCGTTGGTGCGCTTCACCGCCGCCTATTCCAACGGCCGCGAACTCTATGCGGTGCGCTATGCCACCGACCATAAACCGCCGACGCTCTACGCGGCACCGATGGGCGGCAAGACGGGTTATTGCCTTGTTTCCGAGCCGCTGAACGATGAAGTCGATACCTGGGTAGAAATCCCGGACGGCAGCGCCGTTGTGGTTGGGGCCGATGGCCTGCAGGCCACGCTCTTTCGGCCGAAGGCGCTGTCGGAAGCGGCTTGATCTCTATCCGAGCTTCGAGGAGATCAGCGCGGCAAGGCGCTCCGCCACCTCGTCCTTGTCAAGCTCGGGCCATTCATCGACGCCTTTGGCGCTGATGATCTTCACCCGGTTGCGGGTGCCGCCCATGATGCCGGTTTCCGGCGACACGTCGTTGGCAACGATCAGGTCGGCGCCCTTGCGTTCCAGCTTGGCGCGGCCGTTCTTTTCGACATCCTGGGTCTCTGCAGCAAAGCCGATCACCAGCTTCGGCCGCTTTTCGTGATGCCCCACGGTCTTCAGGATGTCCGGGTTTTCGGTCAGCAACAGGGGAGGCGGGGCCTCGCCC
This region includes:
- the otsB gene encoding trehalose-phosphatase, with the protein product MSRKEQSSPATAEAPLPGDPVLARLMLEPERWALFLDIDGTLIELAETPDGIVVPPDLPENLHRLSMSLGGALALVTGRALPYADQLFTPYKFPIAGLHGSERRDPSGAISRVEVGAAFEDLKAALVREARQWPGVLVEDKGAAVAAHYRQALEQREAVEAAMPRYLDMAGPDFTLQHGKMVMEIRPAQASKGHALQAFLDQPPFKGRKPIAIGDDVTDEAMFRTANELGGHSIRITETPGDTEAKSTLPSAAALRAAIKALASGVKPDAA
- a CDS encoding class II glutamine amidotransferase, whose protein sequence is MCRWAAYRGEPLYLEELVSSPAHSLIEQSHCATRAKTATNGDGFGIAWYGDRPEPGRYRDILPAWSDCNLKSLARQIRSPLFLAHVRAATHGATRRDNCHPFVQGHWSFMHNGQISGFERIRRHMEGMLSDALFEARNGTTDSELLFLLALQFGLDTDPFQAMEKAIATVEDLSLEKSGEALVRFTAAYSNGRELYAVRYATDHKPPTLYAAPMGGKTGYCLVSEPLNDEVDTWVEIPDGSAVVVGADGLQATLFRPKALSEAA